Proteins encoded by one window of Cyprinus carpio isolate SPL01 chromosome B6, ASM1834038v1, whole genome shotgun sequence:
- the LOC109064687 gene encoding bone morphogenetic protein receptor type-2-like: MAVEGRITILHVGLIAMVVLLGPVAAAQSEQRECAYTEKPHGEGRVFHENSTIRCDNGGHCFGLWLKKNNEILLEKQGCWTGEHQQCYDRCMVTNPPSIAKNGTLRFCCCKKDMCNLNFTEDFPPPSPTTVQPLHSRHLYREEAIVVALATVFMVAVLVIVLLFGYRMLRGRGKHSLHTLDILETALSPPSLDLDNLVLLELIGRGRYGTVYRGSLEDRSVAVKVFVSANRQQFTNERTIYRLLLDHENVARFLESEERVGTEGRTEFLLLLEFYPHGSLYTYLCGRTVDWLSCCRLALSVTRGLAYLHTEIQRGDVYKPSVSHRDLNSRNVLVKTDGSCVISDFGLSMILTGKRPPGHGEEDNSAISEVGTVRYMAPEVLEGAVNLRDCESTLKQVDVYALGLLYWETFMRCADLFPGETVPAFQMAFQAEVGNHPTIEDMQALVSREKERPKFPEAWKENSLTVHSLKETMEDCWDQDAEARLTAQCAEERLAELLLIWDREKSVSPALNPSTALFNHRNFSAGRQMPKVGSFLEHSSTNTEDQEGADKPLHNDTSMDPPSGGGSNPAEKNRNCINYEWQQAQSRQSGTESSSPTPVSESCNAIQPPPVGNSVPPCAQLTQEDLEIPKLDPSEVQRNLRESSDESLMEHSQKQFCYPETSTSHGPFYPLMKMASEVSGSHGSGRLTDTPRTILPKQQNVPKRPSSLSLHAKSSGKTPALSSSSLRMKFGKLGKSNLKKVEMGVAKASAVRAAHEARLITIANNDAAAAVSKYANGAAPESAGSAAMSSEDLTFGLLNTSPDEQEPLLRREAHPDNANNNNSNNNNGEGESEGDTEGGGEGGENSENVGPTGDAPSASTVEPVALPGPCPAPTVVPPQAQPQAQTQGEALLRQNRVRRPERPNSLDLSITTLPLLEGKSAGDMTEGSGDKIKKRVKTPYALKKWRPASWVITTDTLDAEVNNNSRHGGPGQNQNQAGTSRPKSASAVHLGSRGGSNDCDF; encoded by the exons atggcagttGAAGGCCGAATAACAATTCTTCACGTTGGACTGATTGCCATGGTGGTTCTTCTGGGTCCTGTGGCTG CTGCACAGAGTGAGCAGAGGGAGTGTGCGTACACAGAAAAGCCACATGGAGAGGGGCGTGTCTTTCACGAGAACTCCACCATTCGCTGTGATAATGGAGGTCACTGCTTTGGACTCTGGTTGAAAAAGAACAATGAAATTCTGCTGGAGAAGCAAG GTTGCTGGACAGGCGAACATCAGCAATGCTATGATCGCTGCATGGTGACCAACCCACCTTCAATAGCCAAGAATGGAACGCTTCGATTCTGCTGCTGCAAAAAAGACATGTGCAACCTGAACTTCACTGAGGACTTCCCACCTCCTTCCCCCACCACCGTACAGCCTctac ATTCCCGCCATCTTTACAGAGAGGAAGCCATAGTTGTAGCATTAGCAACTGTGTTCATGGTTGCTGTCCTCGTCATTGTGCTTTTGTTCGGCTACCGCATGCTAAGAG GACGTGGCAAACACTCTCTGCATACCTTGGATATTCTGGAGACTGCGCTTTCCCCTCCTTCTCTGGATTTAGACAACCTAGTACTGCTGGAG CTGATTGGCCGTGGCCGGTATGGAACAGTATATCGTGGTTCACTGGAGGACCGATCTGTGGCAGTGAAAGTATTTGTTTCTGCTAACCGGCAGCAGTTTACTAATGAGCGTACAATTTATCGCCTTCTCCTGGATCATGAGAACGTAGCACGCTTCTTAGAGAGTGAGGAACGTGTTGGTACAGAAGGCCGGACAGAGTTTCTTCTCTTGCTGGAGTTTTACCCGCAT GGCTCTCTGTACACGTATCTGTGCGGGCGGACTGTGGACTGGCTGAGCTGCTGTCGTTTGGCTCTGTCTGTCACTAGAGGGTTGGCGTACCTGCACACAGAGATACAGAGAGGGG ATGTGTATAAACCGTCCGTGTCCCACCGGGATCTGAACAGTAGGAATGTGCTGGTGAAGACAGATGGCTCGTGTGTGATCAGTGATTTTGGACTTTCCATGATTCTGACGGGAAAGAGACCACCTGGGCATGGAGAAGAGGACAACAGTGCCATCAGTGAG GTGGGTACAGTGCGATACATGGCTCCAGAAGTGTTAGAAGGTGCAGTCAATCTAAGAGATTGTGAGTCAACGCTGAAACAAGTGGATGTTTATGCGCTGGGTCTGCTTTACTGGGAGACCTTCATGCGGTGTGCGGACCTCTTCCCAG GTGAGACAGTTCCAGCTTTTCAGATGGCCTTTCAGGCAGAGGTGGGTAATCACCCTACTATAGAAGACATGCAGGCACTTGTGTCCCGAGAAAAAGAAAGACCCAAATTCCCAGAGGCCTGGAAAGAAAATAGCCTG ACGGTGCACTCTCTGAAAGAGACAATGGAagactgctgggatcaggatGCTGAAGCCCGACTGACAGCTCAGTGTGCAGAAGAGAGACTTGCTGAACTGCTTCTTATCTGGGACAGGGAAAAATCAGTCAGTCCTGCTCTTAACCCCAGTACTGCACTGTTTAACCACAG GAATTTCTCTGCTGGAAGGCAGATGCCAAAGGTGGGTTCTTTCCTTGAACACTCATCTACAAACACTGAAGACCAAGAGGGCGCTGATAAACCCCTCCACAATGACACCTCAATGGATCCACCCTCGGGGGGAGGGTCTAACCCTGCAGAGAAGAACAGGAACTGCATCAACTATGAGTGGCAGCAGGCCCAATCAAGACAGTCTGGGACAGAAAGCTCCTCCCCTACTCCCGTCTCAGAGTCCTGCAATGCCATACAGCCTCCGCCAGTGGGCAACAGTGTCCCTCCCTGTGCTCAGCTGACCCAGGAAGACCTGGAGATACCAAAATTGGACCCAAGTGAAGTCCAGAGGAATTTGAGAGAGAGCTCTGACGAGAGCCTGATGGAGCATTCGCAGAAGCAGTTCTGCTATCCAGAAACATCGACCTCACATGGCCCATTCTACCCCCTCATGAAGATGGCTTCTGAGGTTTCAGGGTCACATGGTTCTGGTCGGCTTACTGACACCCCTAGAACCATATTACCTAAGCAGCAGAACGTTCCCAAGAGGCCGAGTAGCCTAAGTCTCCATGCTAAGTCTTCTGGGAAAACACCCGCCTTGTCATCTTCATCACTGCGGATGAAGTTTGGGAAACTTGGAAAGTCGAATCTGAAGAAAGTCGAGATGGGTGTGGCTAAAGCCAGTGCGGTCAGAGCGGCACATGAGGCCAGGTTGATTACCATTGCCAACAACGATGCTGCGGCAGCAGTGAGTAAATATGCGAATGGAGCAGCACCTGAGTCAGCAGGAAGTGCAGCCATGAGTTCAGAGGACTTGACCTTTGGCCTCTTGAACACTAGTCCTGATGAGCAAGAGCCTCTTCTGAGAAGAGAGGCACATCCTGACAAtgcgaacaacaacaacagtaataacaACAATGGCgagggagagagtgagggagacACTGAGGGTGGAGGAGAGGGAGGCGAGAATAGTGAGAATGTTGGTCCAACAGGAGATGCTCCATCAGCTTCTACTGTGGAGCCTGTTGCGCTGCCCGGCCCGTGTCCTGCCCCAACCGTGGTTCCTCCACAGGCACAACCCCAAGCTCAGACACAAGGAGAAGCCCTGCTCAGACAGAACCGTGTGCGCAGACCTGAGAGACCCAACTCACTAGATCTGTCCATCACCACACTGCCATTACTAG AAGGCAAGTCTGCCGGTGACATGACTGAGGGATCAGGAGATAAAATCAAGAAGCGAGTGAAGACACCTTATGCTCTGAAGAAGTGGCGTCCTGCCAGCTGGGTTATCACCACAGATACACTGGATGctgaagtcaacaacaacagTCGTCATGGAGGGCCCGGTCAGAACCAGAATCAGGCCGGTACCAGCCGACCTAAATCAGCCTCTGCCGTGCATCTAGGTAGTCGGGGAGGATCCAATGACTGTGACTTTTGA
- the fam117ba gene encoding protein FAM117B: MRDKATQTPRAWVDERRRGSHKRSASCGSTDQLKEIAKLRQQLQRSKRSSRHRRDKDRKSPFNGNHAIIQSQSQMPKTILIPIPISKSTPPRFRNSIEGLNQEIERIIIRDTVERDEIIVPQDVPDGHRAPPPLPQRSSSTRSIDTQTPSNGGLGSNRSNSSSRADSVSPSYLSILNDTVGNSPLDDTLNESKERDLGPWSPLPKYASSPKPNNSYMFKREPPEGCERVKAFEENQPRPLQEIPPYLCPDRNKVNFIPKSGSAFCLVSILKPLLPTQELNFRSGMGYQGISHSLVPLGGVAVRSLSPSMGPVLSRGRQSPCLPRHLEEPEG; this comes from the exons ATGAGGGACAAGGCCACCCAG ACCCCTAGGGCCTGGGTAGATGAGCGGAGGAGAGGCTCTCATAAGCGATCGGCTTCCTGTGGCAGCACTGACCAGCTGAAAGAG ATTGCAAAATTGCGACAACAGCTCCAGCGGAGCAAACGCAGCAGCCGCCATCGTCGGGACAAAGACCGCAAATCCCCCTTTAATGGCAACCATGCCATCATCCAATCACAG TCTCAGATGCCTAAAACCATCCTGATTCCCATCCCCATCTCTAAGTCCACACCTCCCAGATTTCGGAACAGCATAGAGGGGCTCAACCAGGAGATTGAACGCATCATCATACGGGACACTGTGGAGAGAGATGAGATCATAGTA CCACAGGATGTTCCTGATGGGCACCGCGCGCCCCCGCCCCTCCCCCAGCGCAGCAGCAGCACACGCAGTATTGACACACAGACGCCCTCCAACGGCGGCCTCGGCAGTAACCGTAGCAACAGCAGCAGCCGGGCTGACTCTGTCTCACCGTCGTACCTCAGCATCCTCAATGACACGGTCGGAAACAGCCCGCTCGATGACACGCTCAACGAGAGCAAAGAAAGAG ACCTAGGACCTTGGTCTCCTCTGCCCAAATATGCTTCATCTCCAAAGCCCAACAACAGCTATATGTTCAAACGTGAGCCTCCGGAGGGCTGCGAGAGAGTCAAAGCTTTTGAAGAAAACCA GCCAAGGCCTCTCCAAGAGATTCCTCCTTATCTCTGCCCAGACAGAAACAAGGTGAACTTCATTCCCAAAAGCGGCTCTGCTTTCTGCCTGGTGAGCATCTTGAAGCCTCTGCTGCCCACCCAGGAGCTGAACTTCCGTAGCGGGATGGGATACCAAGGCATCTCTCACTCACTGGTGCCTCTGGGTGGGGTCGCGGTGAGGAGCCTGTCCCCCTCCATGGGTCCCGTTTTGTCCCGTGGACGTCAGTCACCATGCCTCCCACGACATCTTGAGGAGCCAGAAGGTTAA